Proteins encoded by one window of Streptomyces uncialis:
- a CDS encoding ABC transporter substrate-binding protein has protein sequence MSTTRTRRTAAVAAVAALTLSACGSDGDDAKKSDGGGDTRTVTTVMGKVKVPNEPKRVVVLDTDALDSAVTLGVTPVGAVTSEGGAPLSTYLPEDKLKGVKKVGLIAEPNLEAIHGLDPDLIISSKARDEKNYDELTKIAPTVFTETTGPDWRKNFTLHADVLGKKDEAAKAVAGYEKAIGEVTTALGGAGKAAKTKVGFVRFLEGADTRLYMNDTFVGSILKDLKVGRPANVDKTGFSLDVSPERINEADSDVIFYSTYGDPAKAKETSITGGALWKRLGAVKSGKTYKVDDSLWMLGIGYTGAGQILDQMREQLS, from the coding sequence ATGTCGACCACTCGTACCCGTCGCACCGCAGCAGTCGCCGCCGTGGCCGCGCTCACCCTGTCCGCCTGCGGCTCCGACGGGGATGACGCCAAGAAGTCGGACGGCGGAGGCGACACGCGTACCGTGACGACCGTCATGGGCAAGGTGAAGGTGCCGAACGAGCCCAAGCGGGTCGTGGTCCTGGACACCGACGCCCTCGACTCGGCCGTCACCCTCGGGGTCACCCCGGTCGGCGCGGTCACCTCCGAGGGAGGCGCGCCGCTGTCCACGTACCTCCCCGAGGACAAGCTGAAGGGCGTCAAGAAGGTCGGTCTCATCGCGGAGCCCAACCTTGAGGCGATCCACGGGCTCGACCCGGACCTGATCATCAGCAGCAAGGCCCGTGACGAGAAGAACTACGACGAGCTGACCAAGATCGCGCCGACCGTCTTCACGGAGACCACCGGGCCCGACTGGCGCAAGAACTTCACCCTGCACGCCGATGTGCTCGGAAAGAAGGACGAGGCCGCCAAGGCCGTCGCCGGCTACGAGAAGGCGATCGGCGAGGTCACCACCGCGCTCGGCGGCGCGGGCAAGGCCGCGAAGACGAAGGTCGGGTTCGTGCGCTTCCTGGAAGGCGCGGACACCCGGCTGTACATGAACGACACGTTCGTCGGCAGCATCCTGAAGGATCTGAAGGTCGGCCGTCCCGCCAACGTCGACAAGACGGGCTTCTCCCTCGACGTCAGCCCCGAGCGGATCAACGAGGCCGACTCGGACGTCATCTTCTACTCCACCTACGGCGACCCCGCCAAGGCCAAGGAGACCTCCATCACCGGGGGCGCCCTGTGGAAGCGGCTCGGCGCGGTGAAGAGCGGCAAGACGTACAAGGTGGACGACAGCCTGTGGATGCTGGGCATCGGCTACACCGGCGCCGGTCAGATCCTCGACCAGATGCGTGAGCAGCTCTCGTAG
- a CDS encoding glutamine synthetase family protein, protein MTDSPYERLRAEAEAGRALEVIVGVPDLQGRIQGSRLSVPYFLDEAARDGVGACVYLLASDVDMDTGPGYAIDAWRSGFGDFVLRPDPGTLRTLPWDEGTALVLADAVWPDGEPVDVAPRHVLRTQLDRLASRGLTAFAGTELEFLVFDETYRQSWDRSYAGLRPATDYNVDYSLQGLGALEPVVRRIRREMVRAGLTMESARAECHAGQYEIVFRYDEAMTTCDNHVFFKYGAKQIAEQEGVALTFMPKYDAGEGNSCHIHLSLRGTDGSAVLADPSDQDGMSDLMRHFVAGQLACLPDFALLMAPNINSYKRLQPGAFAPTGIAWGRDNRTCPIRVVGSGHSLRIEHRVPGGDANPYLATAAAVAAGLYGIENELTPPAPHSANALGDASVPRLPATLGEAVHRWENSEIVAKVFGASVVQHYAQAARTELAAFETAVTDWERVRGFERM, encoded by the coding sequence ATGACCGACTCACCGTACGAGCGGCTGCGGGCCGAGGCCGAAGCGGGACGCGCCCTGGAGGTCATCGTCGGTGTCCCCGACCTCCAGGGCCGCATCCAGGGCAGCCGGCTGTCCGTCCCCTACTTCCTCGACGAGGCGGCCCGTGACGGTGTCGGCGCCTGTGTCTACCTCCTGGCCTCCGACGTCGACATGGACACCGGCCCGGGATACGCCATCGACGCCTGGCGCAGCGGCTTCGGCGACTTCGTGCTGCGCCCCGACCCCGGGACCCTGCGCACCCTGCCCTGGGACGAGGGCACCGCGCTCGTCCTCGCGGACGCCGTGTGGCCGGACGGCGAACCGGTCGACGTCGCACCCCGGCACGTCCTGCGCACCCAGCTCGACCGGCTCGCCTCCCGCGGGCTGACCGCCTTCGCGGGCACCGAGCTGGAGTTCCTGGTCTTCGACGAGACGTACCGCCAGTCCTGGGACCGGAGTTACGCGGGACTGCGGCCCGCCACCGACTACAACGTCGACTACTCCCTCCAGGGGCTCGGCGCCCTCGAACCGGTGGTGCGCCGCATCCGCCGCGAGATGGTCCGCGCCGGGCTCACCATGGAGAGCGCCCGGGCCGAGTGCCACGCCGGACAGTACGAGATCGTCTTCCGCTACGACGAGGCGATGACCACCTGCGACAACCACGTCTTCTTCAAGTACGGCGCGAAGCAGATCGCGGAGCAGGAAGGCGTCGCCCTCACCTTCATGCCCAAGTACGACGCGGGCGAGGGCAACTCCTGCCACATCCATCTGTCGCTGCGCGGCACGGACGGCTCGGCGGTGCTGGCCGACCCGTCCGACCAGGACGGCATGTCGGACCTGATGCGGCACTTCGTCGCGGGACAGCTCGCCTGTCTGCCGGACTTCGCGCTGCTGATGGCACCGAACATCAACTCGTACAAGCGCCTTCAGCCCGGGGCCTTCGCGCCCACCGGGATCGCCTGGGGCCGGGACAACCGCACCTGCCCGATCCGGGTGGTCGGCTCCGGCCACTCGCTGCGTATCGAGCACCGGGTGCCCGGCGGCGACGCCAACCCGTACCTCGCGACGGCCGCGGCGGTCGCGGCAGGTCTGTACGGCATCGAGAACGAACTGACGCCCCCCGCACCGCACTCGGCCAACGCGCTCGGGGACGCGTCGGTGCCCCGGCTGCCGGCCACCCTCGGTGAGGCGGTCCACCGCTGGGAGAACAGCGAGATCGTCGCCAAGGTCTTCGGCGCGTCCGTCGTCCAGCACTACGCGCAGGCCGCGCGCACCGAACTGGCCGCGTTCGAGACGGCGGTCACCGACTGGGAGCGGGTCCGCGGCTTCGAACGCATGTGA